One window of the Corynebacterium glutamicum ATCC 13032 genome contains the following:
- a CDS encoding CinA family protein produces the protein MSENLAGRVVELLKSRGETLAFCESLTAGLASATIAEIPGASVVLKGGLVTYATELKVALAGVPQELIDAHGVVSPQCARAMATGAAHRCQADWAVSLTGVAGPSKQDGHPVGEVWIGVAGPAHFGASGTIDAYRAFESEQQVILAELGRHHIRESAVQQSFRLLIDHIESQ, from the coding sequence ATGTCGGAGAATCTGGCGGGGCGAGTGGTGGAGCTGTTGAAATCGCGCGGTGAAACGCTGGCGTTTTGTGAATCCCTCACCGCCGGCCTTGCCAGTGCGACGATCGCAGAGATCCCCGGCGCCTCAGTGGTACTTAAAGGCGGGCTGGTCACCTATGCCACCGAGCTTAAGGTTGCGCTTGCCGGTGTGCCGCAGGAGCTTATCGACGCGCACGGCGTTGTTTCCCCGCAGTGCGCCCGTGCGATGGCAACGGGGGCCGCACACAGATGCCAGGCAGATTGGGCGGTTTCGCTCACGGGCGTTGCTGGCCCCAGCAAACAAGATGGTCATCCGGTGGGGGAAGTGTGGATCGGAGTGGCTGGTCCTGCGCATTTTGGGGCGTCGGGAACAATTGACGCGTATCGTGCGTTTGAAAGTGAACAACAGGTAATATTGGCTGAATTGGGACGGCATCATATTAGAGAGTCTGCTGTGCAGCAAAGCTTTCGCCTGCTGATTGACCATATTGAGTCGCAGTGA
- a CDS encoding helix-turn-helix domain-containing protein, whose protein sequence is MVTYTTLLDKPISESAPRKAPEPLLREALGAALRSFRADKGVTLRELAEASRVSPGYLSELERGRKEVSSELLASVCHALGASVADVLIEAAGSMALQAAQEDLARV, encoded by the coding sequence ATGGTTACTTATACAACCCTTCTAGACAAGCCGATTTCAGAATCTGCCCCACGGAAAGCTCCAGAGCCACTTCTCCGCGAAGCTCTGGGTGCAGCTCTTCGTTCTTTCCGTGCTGACAAGGGCGTTACTTTGCGTGAGCTGGCGGAAGCTTCACGTGTGTCACCTGGTTATCTTTCAGAATTGGAACGCGGCCGCAAAGAGGTGTCCTCTGAGCTTCTTGCCTCCGTGTGCCACGCTTTGGGGGCCAGCGTTGCGGATGTGTTGATCGAAGCTGCAGGTTCCATGGCGCTGCAAGCAGCGCAGGAAGACCTCGCTCGCGTCTAA
- the dapA gene encoding 4-hydroxy-tetrahydrodipicolinate synthase, which translates to MSTGLTAKTGVEHFGTVGVAMVTPFTESGDIDIAAGREVAAYLVDKGLDSLVLAGTTGESPTTTAAEKLELLKAVREEVGDRAKLIAGVGTNNTRTSVELAEAAASAGADGLLVVTPYYSKPSQEGLLAHFGAIAAATEVPICLYDIPGRSGIPIESDTMRRLSELPTILAVKDAKGDLVAATSLIKETGLAWYSGDDPLNLVWLALGGSGFISVIGHAAPTALRELYTSFEEGDLVRAREINAKLSPLVAAQGRLGGVSLAKAALRLQGINVGDPRLPIMAPNEQELEALREDMKKAGVL; encoded by the coding sequence ATGAGCACAGGTTTAACAGCTAAGACCGGAGTAGAGCACTTCGGCACCGTTGGAGTAGCAATGGTTACTCCATTCACGGAATCCGGAGACATCGATATCGCTGCTGGCCGCGAAGTCGCGGCTTATTTGGTTGATAAGGGCTTGGATTCTTTGGTTCTCGCGGGCACCACTGGTGAATCCCCAACGACAACCGCCGCTGAAAAACTAGAACTGCTCAAGGCCGTTCGTGAGGAAGTTGGGGATCGGGCGAAGCTCATCGCCGGTGTCGGAACCAACAACACGCGGACATCTGTGGAACTTGCGGAAGCTGCTGCTTCTGCTGGCGCAGACGGCCTTTTAGTTGTAACTCCTTATTACTCCAAGCCGAGCCAAGAGGGATTGCTGGCGCACTTCGGTGCAATTGCTGCAGCAACAGAGGTTCCAATTTGTCTCTATGACATTCCTGGTCGGTCAGGTATTCCAATTGAGTCTGATACCATGAGACGCCTGAGTGAATTACCTACGATTTTGGCGGTCAAGGACGCCAAGGGTGACCTCGTTGCAGCCACGTCATTGATCAAAGAAACGGGACTTGCCTGGTATTCAGGCGATGACCCACTAAACCTTGTTTGGCTTGCTTTGGGCGGATCAGGTTTCATTTCCGTAATTGGACATGCAGCCCCCACAGCATTACGTGAGTTGTACACAAGCTTCGAGGAAGGCGACCTCGTCCGTGCGCGGGAAATCAACGCCAAACTATCACCGCTGGTAGCTGCCCAAGGTCGCTTGGGTGGAGTCAGCTTGGCAAAAGCTGCTCTGCGTCTGCAGGGCATCAACGTAGGAGATCCTCGACTTCCAATTATGGCTCCAAATGAGCAGGAACTTGAGGCTCTCCGAGAAGACATGAAAAAAGCTGGAGTTCTATAA
- a CDS encoding FtsK/SpoIIIE family DNA translocase — translation MTARRAADTSEERTGSAFRAVGSGIGTLFGATASGLGKMTRSIGELGRRRNEDVLDDFDDFEEEIATKPATRKSRSKAVEPEPEFDEDFDEQSGNRTSAYVEEHADGIALSLVGIAIVLGAAVWLGIGGPIGTFIADIVHLAIGAGAWILPVGLIGWAVALMLRYTPERQAQGRVMLGIGVIIVCMLALIHLFAGNPAEWEGRKTAGGAIGAWIGTPLELGFSVFLAVPILLLLLFWGALKTTGISIREFIEFAGGFFGFAGFNRDEDEFDEEDDDLYGHVERELESRASGRAPSRTPSRALPKAAPRRTPPLTPPPAPVPAPAPTPARRPAASLDKYPVDDAKAEAPAEPQVKQREASTSILKKPSVTETDEFPAVTEEDLAPAPASDAVAASRESMRQAIIARSGKDPVVEKKPAAPAPVAPTPADIVSDGDSTYVLPSADLLIPGEPAKLHSETNDRMIEAITDVFSEFNVDATVTGFSRGPTVTRYEIELGPGVKVSKITNLQSNIAYAVATENVRLLTPIPGKSAVGIEVPNSDREMVRLGDVLNARATVENKDSMLIGLGKDIEGDFVSYSVQKMPHLLVAGSTGSGKSAFVNSLLVSLLTRAKPEEVRLILVDPKMVELTPYEGIPHLITPIITQPKKAAAALQWLVEEMEQRYMDMKQTRVRHIKDFNRKIKSGEIETPPGSKREYRAYPYIVCVVDELADLMMTAPKEIEESIVRITQKARAAGIHLVLATQRPSVDVVTGLIKTNVPSRLAFATSSLTDSRVILDQGGAEKLIGMGDALFIPQGAGKPQRIQGAFVTDEEIQAVVDMAKAQRQPEYTDGVTEDKASEAKKIDADIGNDLEDLLEAVELVVTSQMGSTSMLQRKLRIGFAKAGRLMDLMETRGVVGPSEGSKAREVLVKPEELETILWMLKGADPADAPKEETWDDEVAAEAEEAANTTVVQADPSKGVC, via the coding sequence ATGACCGCTCGACGCGCTGCTGATACTTCTGAAGAACGGACCGGCAGCGCATTTCGCGCTGTGGGATCCGGTATCGGAACGCTATTTGGTGCCACCGCGAGTGGCTTGGGTAAGATGACCCGTTCCATTGGTGAACTTGGTCGTCGTCGAAACGAAGATGTACTCGACGATTTTGATGATTTCGAGGAGGAGATCGCAACGAAACCCGCCACACGAAAATCGCGGAGCAAGGCTGTTGAACCTGAGCCGGAATTCGATGAGGATTTTGATGAGCAATCAGGAAACCGCACTTCTGCCTACGTGGAAGAGCACGCAGACGGCATTGCATTAAGCCTGGTTGGAATTGCAATTGTCTTGGGCGCTGCGGTGTGGCTGGGCATTGGTGGACCGATTGGCACGTTCATCGCCGATATCGTTCACCTCGCTATTGGCGCTGGTGCTTGGATCTTGCCGGTCGGCCTCATTGGGTGGGCTGTCGCGCTCATGCTTCGTTACACTCCAGAGCGTCAAGCTCAGGGCAGGGTGATGTTGGGCATCGGTGTGATCATCGTGTGCATGCTGGCCTTGATTCACCTCTTTGCTGGTAACCCAGCTGAGTGGGAGGGCCGAAAGACTGCTGGCGGTGCCATCGGTGCGTGGATTGGAACCCCGTTGGAACTGGGATTCTCCGTGTTCTTGGCGGTGCCGATCCTGCTTCTGCTGCTGTTCTGGGGAGCGTTGAAAACCACGGGAATTTCGATTCGTGAGTTCATCGAATTTGCGGGTGGCTTCTTTGGCTTCGCAGGATTTAACCGCGATGAAGATGAATTCGACGAGGAAGACGATGATCTCTACGGACACGTGGAACGCGAGCTGGAATCCCGCGCGAGCGGTCGTGCACCAAGTAGAACCCCTAGCCGAGCGCTGCCTAAGGCTGCGCCACGTCGCACCCCACCTCTGACTCCGCCACCGGCACCAGTTCCTGCGCCAGCCCCAACACCTGCGCGCCGCCCAGCGGCCTCGCTGGATAAGTATCCCGTGGATGACGCGAAGGCCGAGGCCCCCGCGGAACCGCAGGTGAAGCAGAGGGAGGCGTCGACAAGCATCTTGAAGAAGCCCAGCGTCACCGAAACTGATGAGTTCCCAGCGGTGACCGAGGAAGATCTGGCGCCGGCGCCGGCGTCGGATGCGGTGGCAGCGTCGAGGGAAAGCATGCGTCAGGCGATTATTGCGCGATCGGGCAAGGATCCCGTCGTGGAGAAGAAGCCTGCGGCACCTGCTCCTGTAGCGCCGACCCCTGCCGACATTGTCAGCGATGGCGACAGCACTTATGTGTTGCCGAGTGCCGATCTGCTGATTCCAGGCGAGCCAGCGAAGCTTCACTCAGAGACCAACGATCGCATGATCGAGGCCATTACTGACGTGTTCAGTGAGTTCAATGTTGATGCGACCGTGACTGGTTTCTCCCGTGGCCCGACAGTCACGCGCTATGAAATTGAGCTGGGACCTGGTGTGAAGGTTTCTAAAATCACCAACCTGCAATCCAATATTGCCTACGCTGTGGCGACTGAGAATGTTCGTCTGCTGACCCCAATTCCAGGTAAATCAGCAGTCGGTATTGAGGTGCCAAACTCTGACCGTGAGATGGTTCGCCTGGGTGATGTGCTCAATGCGCGTGCCACCGTGGAAAACAAAGACTCCATGCTCATTGGTTTGGGTAAGGATATTGAAGGCGACTTCGTGTCCTACTCCGTGCAGAAAATGCCTCACCTTCTTGTGGCTGGTTCCACCGGTTCTGGTAAGTCGGCGTTCGTGAACTCGCTGCTGGTGTCACTGCTCACGCGTGCAAAGCCAGAAGAAGTCCGTCTGATTCTGGTGGACCCAAAGATGGTGGAACTCACACCATACGAGGGCATTCCACACCTGATTACGCCGATCATTACCCAACCAAAGAAGGCCGCGGCAGCACTGCAGTGGCTGGTTGAGGAAATGGAACAGCGCTACATGGACATGAAACAAACCCGTGTGCGCCACATCAAGGACTTCAACCGCAAGATTAAATCTGGCGAAATTGAGACCCCTCCAGGATCCAAGCGCGAATACCGTGCGTACCCATACATCGTGTGTGTGGTCGACGAGCTCGCTGACCTGATGATGACCGCACCGAAGGAAATCGAAGAGTCCATCGTGCGCATCACCCAGAAGGCACGTGCCGCCGGTATCCACCTCGTGCTGGCAACGCAGCGCCCATCCGTGGACGTTGTGACCGGTCTGATCAAGACCAACGTTCCTTCACGTTTGGCTTTCGCAACCTCATCGCTAACTGACTCCCGCGTTATTTTGGACCAGGGTGGCGCTGAAAAGCTGATCGGCATGGGCGACGCGCTGTTCATCCCACAGGGTGCCGGCAAGCCACAACGTATCCAGGGTGCCTTTGTCACCGATGAAGAAATCCAAGCGGTCGTGGACATGGCCAAGGCTCAGCGCCAGCCTGAATACACCGACGGTGTCACCGAAGATAAGGCTTCCGAAGCTAAGAAGATCGATGCCGATATCGGAAACGATCTGGAAGATCTCCTCGAAGCAGTCGAACTCGTGGTGACCTCACAAATGGGATCCACCTCCATGCTGCAGCGCAAACTGCGCATCGGTTTTGCCAAGGCCGGACGCCTCATGGACCTCATGGAAACCCGCGGTGTGGTGGGCCCATCCGAAGGCTCTAAGGCTCGTGAAGTTTTGGTCAAGCCAGAAGAGCTGGAAACCATTTTGTGGATGCTTAAAGGTGCAGACCCCGCCGACGCACCGAAGGAAGAGACCTGGGATGACGAGGTGGCAGCGGAAGCTGAAGAAGCGGCTAACACCACCGTCGTGCAGGCTGATCCTTCCAAGGGAGTGTGTTAA
- a CDS encoding TerC family protein: protein MEVNLATWLITIAVIAGFFIFDFYSHVRTPHEPTIKESAWWSLFYVALACVFGVFLWFAWGEPGNPHQHGIEFFTGYVTEKALSVDNLFIFALIMGSFKIPRKYQQKVLLIGIALALVFRLAFILAGAAVIEAWSDVFYIFSIWLIYTAVKLLWDEVRDTPETDPNDMFIIKALRKVIPVTEGYHGDKLTHRFGGKLHLTPLFVALVSIGMVDLMFALDSIPAIYGITTEPYIVFTTNAFALLGLRQMYFLLDGLLDRLVYLPYGLGLILLFIGAKLGLHALHENNLPFINGGENVSVPEVSTVFSLVFIIGVLTITVIASIIKNKRDENQGGIPPKWNAAKYEGDNWETGEEPETGSATVTDISSEKK from the coding sequence ATGGAAGTAAACTTAGCCACATGGCTAATCACTATCGCAGTGATTGCTGGCTTCTTCATTTTCGATTTCTATTCCCACGTCCGCACCCCACACGAGCCCACTATCAAAGAATCCGCATGGTGGAGCCTCTTCTACGTAGCCCTCGCCTGTGTTTTCGGCGTGTTCCTCTGGTTTGCTTGGGGCGAGCCAGGTAACCCACACCAGCACGGCATTGAGTTCTTCACCGGTTACGTGACAGAGAAGGCGTTGAGTGTTGATAACCTCTTCATCTTCGCGCTGATCATGGGTTCTTTCAAGATTCCTCGCAAGTACCAGCAGAAGGTTCTGCTCATCGGTATCGCGCTGGCACTGGTCTTCCGCCTGGCATTCATCCTCGCAGGTGCTGCAGTTATCGAAGCCTGGTCCGATGTCTTCTACATCTTCTCCATCTGGCTGATCTACACCGCTGTGAAGCTCCTGTGGGACGAAGTTCGAGACACCCCTGAGACCGACCCGAACGACATGTTCATCATTAAGGCGCTGCGCAAGGTCATTCCGGTTACTGAGGGCTACCACGGCGACAAGCTCACTCACCGCTTCGGAGGCAAGCTGCACCTGACCCCACTGTTCGTTGCACTTGTATCCATCGGCATGGTTGACCTGATGTTCGCACTGGACTCTATCCCAGCGATTTACGGCATCACCACGGAGCCTTACATCGTGTTCACCACTAACGCATTCGCCCTGCTGGGTCTGCGCCAAATGTACTTCCTGCTTGACGGCCTGCTTGACCGCCTGGTCTACCTGCCTTATGGCTTGGGTCTTATCCTGCTGTTCATTGGTGCAAAGCTTGGTCTGCATGCACTGCACGAAAACAACCTGCCATTCATCAACGGTGGTGAAAACGTCTCCGTACCTGAGGTTTCCACCGTGTTCTCCTTGGTCTTCATCATTGGTGTCCTGACAATCACCGTCATCGCATCCATCATCAAGAACAAACGCGACGAAAACCAGGGCGGTATTCCACCAAAGTGGAACGCTGCAAAGTATGAGGGCGACAACTGGGAGACCGGTGAGGAGCCTGAAACCGGATCCGCCACCGTTACCGATATCTCCTCAGAGAAGAAGTAA
- the pgsA gene encoding CDP-diacylglycerol--glycerol-3-phosphate 3-phosphatidyltransferase: MSDVSAGVNGAQDPSNQAVKPSNWNLPNFLTSLRIIVIPLFAWLTLKGETENNAFAWWALVVFILLMITDKLDGDIARARGLVTDFGKIADPIADKALMTTAFVCFNIIGILPWWVTALIVLREFGITIWRFFQLRAGNVVPASKGGKLKTALQTVAVALYLCPFPSWMDIPSQIVMYAALIVTVVTGLQYLWDSRKSAES; this comes from the coding sequence GTGAGTGATGTATCAGCAGGCGTAAATGGCGCACAAGATCCAAGCAATCAAGCGGTCAAGCCTTCCAACTGGAACCTTCCGAACTTCTTGACCAGCTTGCGTATCATTGTCATCCCTTTGTTTGCGTGGCTTACGCTTAAAGGTGAGACGGAAAACAATGCTTTTGCCTGGTGGGCGTTGGTTGTTTTCATTTTGCTCATGATCACCGACAAGCTTGACGGCGATATTGCGCGAGCACGTGGCCTGGTCACTGACTTTGGCAAGATCGCGGATCCGATTGCCGATAAGGCGTTGATGACCACAGCATTTGTCTGTTTCAACATCATCGGCATTTTGCCCTGGTGGGTCACTGCGTTGATTGTGCTTCGAGAGTTCGGCATTACCATCTGGCGTTTCTTCCAACTGCGCGCTGGAAATGTTGTGCCTGCATCAAAGGGGGGCAAGCTTAAGACTGCTCTGCAGACTGTTGCCGTTGCTCTGTATCTGTGCCCTTTCCCAAGTTGGATGGATATTCCAAGCCAGATCGTCATGTATGCAGCGCTGATCGTCACCGTGGTCACGGGTCTGCAGTACCTGTGGGATTCACGAAAGTCCGCAGAAAGCTAG
- a CDS encoding TIGR03085 family metal-binding protein — MNLAQTERAALQASLLEKGPDAPTLCGEWTTKDLAAHLYVREQKPGAALRSMLPGKQDPAKEEFEEALTRPYEDVVNAWAEGPQGLNPWRALDSIGNSMEHFIHHEDVLRGALQPGDEVEVRPMEHAHGKELHRILKLLAPRMIKSPRPVVLAPVGFPRIVLHEGRGVSADGENVCRISGGVGELLLWLSGRDVVKLTFEGNQEGVVRGSL; from the coding sequence ATGAATCTCGCACAAACAGAACGAGCAGCACTTCAAGCATCACTGTTGGAAAAGGGGCCAGACGCACCAACCTTGTGCGGCGAATGGACCACCAAAGATCTTGCGGCACACCTTTATGTCCGTGAGCAAAAGCCAGGAGCAGCGCTGCGCAGCATGCTTCCTGGAAAGCAGGATCCTGCAAAGGAAGAGTTTGAAGAAGCGCTTACCCGACCATATGAGGATGTTGTCAACGCGTGGGCTGAAGGCCCGCAGGGGCTGAATCCATGGCGAGCCCTTGACTCTATTGGCAATAGCATGGAGCATTTCATCCATCATGAAGATGTCCTGCGTGGCGCGTTGCAGCCAGGTGATGAGGTAGAAGTACGCCCCATGGAGCACGCACATGGCAAAGAGCTGCACCGCATTTTAAAACTTCTTGCTCCACGCATGATTAAATCACCGCGTCCAGTGGTTCTAGCTCCGGTGGGTTTTCCGCGGATTGTTCTTCATGAAGGTCGGGGAGTGTCGGCCGATGGTGAAAACGTCTGTCGGATTAGCGGTGGGGTAGGGGAGCTGCTGTTGTGGCTGTCTGGCCGTGATGTTGTGAAACTAACATTTGAAGGCAATCAAGAGGGTGTTGTTCGGGGAAGTTTATAG
- a CDS encoding ribonuclease J — protein MNDSRNRGRKVTRKAGPPEAGQENHLDTPVFQAPDASSNQSAVKAETAGNDNRDAAQGAQGSQDSQGSQNAQGSQNRESGNNNRNRSNNNRRGGRGRRGSGNANEGANNNSGNQNRQGGNRGNRGGGRRNVVKSMQGADLTQRLPEPPKAPANGLRIYALGGISEIGRNMTVFEYNNRLLIVDCGVLFPSSGEPGVDLILPDFGPIEDHLHRVDALVVTHGHEDHIGAIPWLLKLRNDIPILASRFTLALIAAKCKEHRQRPKLIEVNEQSNEDRGPFNIRFWAVNHSIPDCLGLAIKTPAGLVIHTGDIKLDQTPPDGRPTDLPALSRFGDEGVDLMLCDSTNATTPGVSGSEADVAPTLKRLVGDAKQRVILASFASNVYRVQAAVDAAVASNRKVAFNGRSMIRNMEIAEKLGYLKAPRGTIISMDDASRMAPHKVMLITTGTQGEPMAALSRMARREHRQITVRDGDLIILSSSLVPGNEEAVFGVINMLAQIGATVVTGRDAKVHTSGHGYSGELLFLYNAARPKNAMPVHGEWRHLRANKELAISTGVNRDNVVLAQNGVVVDMVNGRAQVVGQIPVGNLYVDGVTMGDIDADILADRTSLGEGGLISITAVIDNRTGRLLERPTVQTSGFSEDAKSMMGEVTELSETTMNDLAAEGENDPYRMVQQLRRKLSRFVEQKWKRQPVIMPTVIPMTAETTHIGDDEVRASRESL, from the coding sequence ATGAATGATTCCCGAAATCGCGGCCGGAAGGTTACCCGCAAGGCGGGCCCACCAGAAGCTGGTCAGGAAAACCATCTGGATACCCCTGTCTTTCAGGCACCAGATGCTTCCTCTAACCAGAGCGCTGTAAAAGCTGAGACCGCCGGAAACGACAATCGGGATGCTGCGCAAGGTGCTCAAGGATCCCAAGATTCTCAGGGTTCCCAGAACGCTCAAGGTTCCCAGAACCGCGAGTCCGGAAACAACAACCGCAACCGTTCCAACAACAACCGTCGCGGTGGTCGTGGACGTCGTGGATCCGGAAACGCCAATGAGGGCGCGAACAACAACAGCGGTAACCAGAACCGTCAGGGCGGAAACCGTGGCAACCGCGGTGGCGGACGCCGAAACGTTGTTAAGTCGATGCAGGGTGCGGATCTGACCCAGCGCCTGCCAGAGCCACCAAAGGCACCGGCAAACGGTCTGCGTATTTACGCACTTGGTGGCATTTCCGAAATCGGTCGCAACATGACCGTGTTTGAGTACAACAACCGTCTGCTCATCGTGGACTGTGGTGTGCTCTTCCCATCTTCAGGTGAGCCAGGCGTTGACCTGATTCTTCCTGACTTCGGCCCAATTGAGGATCACCTGCACCGCGTCGATGCATTGGTGGTTACTCACGGACACGAAGACCACATTGGTGCTATTCCCTGGCTGCTGAAGCTGCGCAACGATATCCCAATCTTGGCATCCCGTTTCACCTTGGCTCTGATTGCAGCTAAGTGTAAGGAACACCGTCAGCGTCCGAAGCTGATCGAGGTCAACGAGCAGTCCAATGAGGACCGCGGACCGTTCAACATTCGCTTCTGGGCTGTTAACCACTCCATCCCAGACTGCCTTGGTCTTGCTATCAAGACTCCTGCTGGTTTGGTCATCCACACCGGTGACATCAAGCTGGATCAGACTCCTCCTGATGGACGCCCAACTGACCTGCCTGCATTGTCCCGTTTCGGTGACGAGGGCGTGGACTTGATGCTGTGTGACTCCACCAACGCCACCACCCCTGGTGTTTCTGGATCTGAAGCTGATGTTGCTCCAACCCTGAAGCGTTTGGTCGGCGATGCTAAGCAGCGCGTCATTTTGGCGTCGTTTGCTTCCAACGTGTACCGCGTTCAGGCAGCTGTGGATGCTGCCGTTGCGTCCAACCGTAAGGTTGCATTCAACGGTCGTTCCATGATTCGCAACATGGAGATTGCGGAGAAGCTTGGTTACCTGAAGGCACCTCGCGGAACCATTATTTCCATGGATGATGCTTCTCGTATGGCTCCTCACAAGGTCATGCTGATTACCACTGGTACTCAGGGTGAGCCTATGGCTGCGCTGTCTCGCATGGCGCGTCGTGAGCACCGACAGATCACTGTCCGTGATGGAGACTTGATTATCCTTTCTTCCTCCCTGGTTCCAGGTAACGAAGAAGCAGTGTTCGGTGTCATCAACATGCTGGCTCAGATCGGTGCAACTGTTGTTACCGGTCGCGACGCCAAGGTGCACACCTCGGGCCACGGCTACTCCGGAGAGCTGTTGTTCTTGTACAACGCCGCTCGTCCGAAGAACGCTATGCCTGTCCACGGCGAGTGGCGCCACCTGCGCGCCAACAAGGAACTGGCTATCTCCACTGGTGTTAACCGCGACAACGTTGTGCTTGCACAAAACGGTGTTGTGGTTGATATGGTCAACGGTCGCGCACAGGTTGTTGGTCAGATTCCAGTTGGTAACCTTTACGTCGACGGTGTCACCATGGGTGATATTGACGCGGACATCCTTGCAGACCGTACCTCGCTTGGTGAGGGTGGCTTGATCTCGATCACTGCTGTCATCGACAACCGCACTGGCCGTCTGTTGGAGCGCCCAACCGTTCAGACCAGCGGTTTCTCTGAGGATGCAAAGTCCATGATGGGTGAGGTCACTGAGCTGTCCGAAACCACCATGAATGATCTTGCAGCTGAAGGTGAAAACGATCCTTACCGCATGGTTCAGCAGCTGCGCCGCAAGCTCTCTCGCTTCGTCGAGCAGAAGTGGAAGCGCCAGCCGGTCATCATGCCAACCGTCATTCCGATGACTGCGGAAACCACGCACATCGGTGACGATGAGGTTCGCGCTTCACGCGAGTCCCTGTAA
- a CDS encoding YciI family protein, with translation MTYFAVLYTYNPDSEKVAEVRTVHREFIANLHAEGKIVGSGPFVDGDGGALIVIKLEEGSNLVDAETLMNNDPFHVENVLDNRVIRSWNPVTKDF, from the coding sequence ATGACTTATTTTGCCGTGCTTTACACATACAACCCAGACAGCGAGAAAGTCGCTGAAGTTCGTACCGTCCACCGCGAGTTCATTGCCAACCTTCATGCGGAGGGCAAAATCGTTGGCTCCGGTCCTTTCGTGGACGGCGACGGTGGCGCGCTGATTGTCATCAAGTTGGAAGAAGGCTCCAACCTTGTTGATGCTGAAACCCTGATGAACAATGATCCATTCCACGTAGAAAACGTGCTGGACAACCGCGTCATCCGTAGCTGGAACCCTGTGACCAAAGATTTCTAG